The following proteins are co-located in the Chryseobacterium daecheongense genome:
- a CDS encoding LacI family DNA-binding transcriptional regulator: MKRASIKDIARIAGVSVATVSYVINKKEGSRISEVTRNKILDIAEEINYTPNKIARSLKMSKSKLIGLIVPDISNDFYSNIARCIENEAMKLGYTILIGSSDENPDKFKKLTELFSQQQVDGMLVSPVAGSDDIVKKLLKDEYPIVSIDYYLENVELPAVTLNNFEISGQVFNYLMEHKFDELIYVGYNTHLPHLLDRQRGFERKIKEHGIASKKVLVEMGNVTSKVHAGLDEHLKIGAGKTGLYFLNNKIGNAGLHYLVKNKIRVPEDVSVIAFDETDAYNLFPTEITYIRQPLEEMARQAVKLLDEQTKNFSEKGETIVCEAELIIKKSVK; this comes from the coding sequence ATGAAGAGAGCTTCCATTAAAGACATTGCAAGAATTGCCGGAGTTTCCGTTGCAACTGTTTCTTATGTGATCAACAAAAAGGAGGGAAGCAGAATCAGTGAAGTAACCAGGAATAAAATTCTGGATATTGCAGAAGAAATAAATTATACACCCAATAAGATTGCCAGAAGCTTAAAAATGAGCAAAAGCAAGCTAATAGGTCTCATTGTTCCGGATATTTCAAATGATTTTTATTCCAATATTGCGCGTTGTATAGAAAATGAAGCTATGAAACTGGGGTATACCATACTTATCGGGAGTTCTGATGAAAACCCTGATAAGTTTAAAAAGCTTACGGAGCTTTTTTCTCAGCAACAGGTGGACGGAATGCTTGTAAGCCCTGTAGCAGGCTCTGATGATATCGTTAAAAAGCTGCTAAAGGACGAATATCCTATTGTGTCTATTGATTATTATCTCGAAAATGTTGAGCTTCCTGCAGTAACGCTGAATAATTTTGAAATTTCCGGGCAGGTTTTCAACTATCTGATGGAGCATAAATTTGATGAATTGATCTATGTGGGATACAATACCCATCTTCCGCATTTGCTTGACAGACAGCGAGGGTTTGAGAGAAAAATCAAGGAACACGGTATTGCATCAAAGAAAGTGCTGGTAGAAATGGGAAATGTTACCTCAAAAGTTCATGCAGGATTAGATGAACATCTTAAAATAGGTGCAGGAAAAACAGGATTATATTTTTTAAACAATAAAATAGGAAATGCAGGATTGCATTATCTTGTCAAAAATAAGATCAGGGTTCCTGAAGATGTTTCTGTCATTGCTTTTGATGAAACCGATGCCTACAATTTATTTCCTACAGAAATTACCTATATAAGACAGCCGTTGGAAGAAATGGCCAGACAAGCTGTAAAACTCCTCGATGAACAAACAAAAAATTTCTCTGAAAAGGGAGAAACAATAGTTTGTGAAGCAGAATTAATTATAAAAAAATCAGTCAAATAA
- a CDS encoding carbohydrate kinase, giving the protein MKKNNQYVVCFGEVLWDIFPQGSRAGGAPFNVAYHVSKTGIDAKVLSRIGNDDLGNQLVSQIKNWGMTTDYIQVDVDKPTSTVVATIDEDNEASYEIINEVAWDYIENLPELTELVSHAQAFIFGSLSARNKKTRETLFKLLEHAELKIFDVNFRPPFIEVQLIKDLLHQADIVKMNKAEMRQIIDFLNEEYIDEDQSAALIQDHFKIKEIVLTKGSKGARYFKGTESYTCPAVPITIADTVGSGDSFLAGFISKRIQQEAPEIIMKEAVALGAFITSKEGACPEYEYEEFQKFRDQH; this is encoded by the coding sequence ATGAAAAAAAATAATCAGTATGTAGTATGTTTCGGAGAAGTTCTTTGGGATATATTTCCACAAGGATCCAGAGCTGGAGGAGCACCTTTTAATGTAGCTTATCATGTTTCTAAAACGGGAATTGATGCGAAGGTACTCAGCAGAATAGGGAACGATGATCTCGGTAACCAGCTGGTCAGTCAGATCAAAAACTGGGGAATGACAACGGACTATATTCAGGTCGATGTTGATAAACCAACGAGTACCGTTGTAGCTACTATTGATGAGGATAATGAAGCCAGCTATGAAATTATTAATGAAGTAGCCTGGGATTATATAGAAAACCTTCCGGAGCTTACTGAATTGGTATCTCATGCCCAGGCATTTATTTTCGGAAGTTTATCCGCACGGAATAAAAAAACAAGAGAGACTCTTTTTAAGCTTTTGGAACATGCAGAACTTAAAATATTTGATGTCAATTTCAGACCTCCGTTCATAGAGGTACAGCTCATTAAAGATTTACTTCATCAAGCTGATATTGTAAAGATGAACAAAGCAGAAATGAGACAGATCATCGATTTTCTTAATGAAGAATATATTGATGAAGATCAGAGTGCTGCTTTAATTCAGGATCATTTTAAGATTAAGGAAATAGTTCTTACCAAAGGAAGCAAAGGTGCCAGGTATTTTAAAGGGACAGAAAGCTATACCTGCCCGGCTGTTCCGATCACCATTGCAGACACCGTAGGAAGCGGAGATTCTTTTCTGGCGGGATTTATATCCAAAAGAATACAGCAGGAAGCTCCGGAAATCATTATGAAAGAAGCTGTTGCATTAGGAGCATTCATTACGTCAAAAGAAGGGGCATGTCCGGAGTATGAATATGAAGAATTTCAAAAGTTCAGGGACCAGCATTAA
- the era gene encoding GTPase Era, with protein MHKSGFVNIVGKPNAGKSTLLNQLMGEKLAIVTQKAQTTRHRIFGIYNEEDLQIVFSDTPGVLDPKYGLQEKMMDFVKDSLQDADVFLFIVDVTDKAEPSEFLIEKLNKIPVPVLLLLNKVDQTNQEGLEKLVEEWHNRIPKAEILPISALNAFNTDVILPKLKSMLPENPPYYDKDQYTDKPERFFVNEAIREKILLNYEKEIPYSVEVVTEQFKEKEGIIFIDSIIYVERDTQKGIIIGHKGEAIKKVGTEARVDLEKFFDKKIHLNLFVKVKKDWRKNDRDLKNFGYR; from the coding sequence ATGCACAAATCAGGATTTGTAAATATAGTTGGAAAACCTAATGCAGGAAAATCAACGCTCCTTAACCAGTTGATGGGAGAGAAGCTTGCGATTGTAACGCAGAAGGCACAGACAACACGTCACCGTATTTTTGGAATTTATAATGAAGAGGATTTACAGATCGTATTTTCCGATACTCCCGGGGTATTGGATCCTAAATATGGTCTTCAGGAGAAGATGATGGATTTTGTAAAGGACTCTTTACAGGATGCCGATGTATTTTTATTTATTGTAGATGTTACAGATAAAGCGGAACCTTCGGAATTTCTCATTGAAAAACTGAATAAAATTCCGGTTCCGGTTTTACTTTTATTAAATAAGGTAGACCAGACCAACCAGGAAGGTCTTGAAAAGCTGGTAGAAGAATGGCATAACAGAATTCCTAAGGCCGAAATTTTACCGATTTCTGCATTAAATGCCTTTAACACGGACGTTATCCTTCCAAAGCTAAAATCGATGCTTCCGGAAAACCCGCCTTATTATGATAAGGACCAGTATACAGATAAGCCGGAACGTTTTTTTGTTAATGAGGCAATCCGTGAAAAAATCCTTTTGAATTATGAAAAGGAGATTCCTTATTCCGTAGAAGTGGTTACCGAACAATTTAAAGAAAAGGAAGGAATCATTTTTATAGACTCTATTATCTATGTGGAAAGAGATACCCAAAAAGGGATTATCATTGGCCACAAAGGGGAAGCAATAAAAAAAGTGGGTACGGAAGCGAGAGTGGATCTAGAGAAATTTTTCGATAAAAAAATTCATCTGAACCTGTTCGTAAAAGTGAAAAAAGACTGGAGAAAAAACGACAGGGATCTAAAGAATTTTGGGTACAGATAA
- a CDS encoding DoxX family protein — MNYSNSNSNPIFRDIILLIVRVFIGFAMLSHGYPKLQMLLEGGKIDFYDFLGLGPQISLILTIIAEFVCSILLILGLFTRVALGFLIFTMIIAGFVVHGSDPFEKRELAFIYLSVYLLLIAYGAGKISVDYMIEKRKRASDW, encoded by the coding sequence ATGAATTATAGTAACTCAAATTCTAATCCCATATTTAGAGATATTATACTGTTAATTGTGAGAGTTTTTATTGGATTTGCCATGCTTTCACACGGATATCCCAAACTCCAGATGCTATTGGAAGGCGGCAAGATAGATTTTTATGATTTCTTAGGACTTGGTCCGCAGATCTCTTTAATTCTTACCATTATAGCAGAGTTTGTATGCTCAATACTCCTTATTTTAGGATTATTTACCAGAGTAGCTCTGGGTTTCCTTATCTTTACAATGATTATTGCGGGATTTGTAGTTCATGGATCCGATCCATTTGAGAAAAGAGAGCTGGCTTTTATTTACCTCTCTGTTTATCTTCTTTTAATCGCTTATGGAGCCGGAAAGATCTCGGTGGATTACATGATAGAAAAACGAAAAAGGGCATCCGATTGGTAG
- a CDS encoding prolyl oligopeptidase family serine peptidase, producing MKIKLTVCLLAFLNFYEAQENVTYQKPSAEILKLADYERPPSVLMNSKKDWVVFTYRPTYKTLEDLSQQEMKLGGLRINPVTNISSSATYSNNLKVRKINDKSEVQVKGLPSNPKITNTSFSPDEKKFAFTNTTAKGVELWIVDLETATAKKVTNDNLNANLGSPYTWYKDSQNLLIKVLPQNRPALIDSSRDLPTGPIVSTADGKVSQNRTYQDLLKNPQDEKNFEILTASDIYNVDLSGNVKKVKDQDMYAGLSFSPDGNYLMVTTIKKPFSYIVPLNRFPMTTTVYDAKGSMVKVVNEVPLNEIMPKGFASVRTGKRDMGWRSDAPATLVYAEALDGGDQARTAEYRDEIFTWEAPFNNAAKSFFKTKQRYEGTSWTNDHYAIVSEDWYDTRNTKSFLVDLNNGESKVIDDRNYQDVYSDPGNFNTTKNEFGRTVIDMKGGKAYLIGAGFTKDGQHPFIDEMDVKTLKKKRLYTSNLKNAKEDIIDILNPAKGEVLTIQQSASQYPNYFRKNIKSNKAEAVTTFANPFESIKDVYKEVITYKRNDGVTLTGTLYLPANYDRKAKKEKLPLLIWAYPTEYKDKNTAGQNTQNPNDFTFPYYGSFVYWTTKGYAVLDDAAFPIIGEGKTEPNDTFIPQLVANAEAAINAVDQLGYIDKKKVAVGGHSYGAFMTANLLTHSKLFACGIARSGAYNRTLTPFGFQSEQRNYWDVPEIYNTMSPFMNADKMKTPLLLIHGDADNNPGTFTLQTERYFQALKNLGAPVKMVLLPKEAHGYVAKENILHLLWEQDQFLEKCLKK from the coding sequence ATGAAGATAAAACTAACCGTTTGCCTTCTTGCGTTCCTTAATTTTTATGAAGCGCAGGAAAATGTTACTTATCAAAAGCCGTCTGCTGAAATTCTTAAACTTGCAGACTACGAAAGACCTCCAAGTGTTTTAATGAACAGTAAAAAGGATTGGGTAGTTTTCACTTACCGTCCTACCTATAAAACCCTAGAAGATCTTAGTCAGCAGGAAATGAAATTAGGTGGTCTCAGAATAAATCCTGTGACGAATATTTCTAGTTCAGCAACTTACTCCAATAACCTTAAGGTTAGAAAAATCAATGATAAAAGTGAGGTTCAGGTAAAAGGATTGCCTTCCAATCCTAAAATAACCAATACTTCTTTTTCTCCCGATGAAAAAAAGTTTGCCTTTACCAATACAACAGCAAAAGGAGTAGAGCTTTGGATCGTGGACCTTGAAACGGCAACGGCTAAGAAAGTTACCAATGATAATCTCAACGCCAACCTGGGTAGTCCTTATACGTGGTATAAAGATTCTCAGAATTTACTGATAAAAGTGCTTCCGCAAAACAGACCTGCATTGATAGATTCAAGCAGGGATCTGCCAACAGGACCTATTGTATCTACTGCGGATGGAAAAGTATCCCAAAACAGGACGTATCAGGATCTTCTTAAAAATCCTCAGGATGAAAAAAACTTTGAAATTCTTACCGCTTCAGATATTTATAACGTAGATCTTTCCGGCAACGTAAAAAAAGTGAAAGATCAGGACATGTATGCAGGTCTGAGCTTTTCACCGGATGGGAATTACCTGATGGTTACAACAATCAAAAAGCCTTTCTCATATATCGTTCCTTTGAACAGGTTTCCCATGACAACAACTGTATATGATGCTAAAGGAAGCATGGTGAAAGTCGTAAATGAAGTCCCTTTAAATGAGATTATGCCTAAAGGTTTTGCCTCAGTAAGGACAGGTAAAAGAGATATGGGCTGGAGAAGCGATGCCCCGGCAACACTTGTTTACGCAGAAGCGCTGGATGGAGGTGATCAGGCTAGAACTGCTGAATACAGAGATGAAATCTTCACCTGGGAAGCACCGTTTAACAATGCGGCAAAATCGTTCTTTAAAACGAAGCAGAGATATGAAGGAACGAGCTGGACCAATGATCATTATGCTATCGTTTCTGAAGATTGGTATGATACAAGAAATACCAAGTCATTTTTAGTAGACCTGAACAACGGGGAGTCAAAAGTAATTGATGACAGAAACTATCAGGATGTTTACAGCGATCCCGGAAATTTCAATACCACAAAAAATGAATTCGGAAGAACTGTAATTGATATGAAAGGGGGAAAAGCTTATCTTATCGGAGCAGGATTTACAAAGGACGGACAGCATCCTTTTATCGATGAAATGGATGTGAAAACATTAAAAAAGAAAAGACTTTACACTTCAAACTTAAAAAATGCTAAGGAAGATATTATAGATATCCTTAATCCTGCAAAAGGTGAGGTACTGACCATCCAGCAGTCTGCGAGCCAGTATCCTAATTATTTCAGGAAAAACATCAAATCTAATAAAGCAGAAGCTGTAACTACTTTTGCCAATCCTTTCGAAAGCATCAAAGATGTGTATAAGGAAGTGATTACTTACAAAAGAAATGATGGTGTAACGCTAACGGGAACTCTTTATCTTCCGGCAAACTATGACAGAAAAGCAAAAAAAGAAAAACTTCCCTTGCTGATCTGGGCTTATCCTACAGAATATAAAGATAAAAATACGGCAGGGCAGAATACTCAGAATCCTAACGACTTTACCTTCCCTTATTACGGTTCCTTTGTATACTGGACCACAAAAGGATATGCTGTTCTTGACGATGCTGCATTCCCGATCATAGGGGAAGGAAAAACAGAACCTAATGATACTTTTATTCCGCAATTGGTAGCGAATGCAGAAGCAGCAATCAATGCAGTAGATCAGTTAGGCTATATCGATAAGAAAAAAGTAGCCGTAGGAGGGCATTCCTACGGGGCTTTTATGACCGCTAACCTTTTAACCCATTCTAAATTGTTTGCGTGTGGAATTGCCAGAAGCGGAGCTTATAACAGGACATTAACGCCGTTTGGCTTCCAGAGTGAGCAAAGAAACTATTGGGATGTACCTGAAATTTATAACACAATGTCACCATTTATGAATGCTGATAAAATGAAAACACCATTATTGCTGATCCATGGTGATGCGGATAATAATCCGGGAACATTCACTTTACAGACGGAAAGATATTTCCAGGCATTGAAAAATCTGGGTGCTCCCGTAAAGATGGTTCTTTTACCTAAAGAAGCCCACGGATATGTCGCAAAAGAAAATATTCTTCATTTGCTATGGGAACAAGATCAGTTCCTGGAGAAATGTCTCAAGAAATAA
- a CDS encoding HAD hydrolase-like protein, with the protein MKNHITTIAFDADDTLWINEPYFQETEKEFCALLEDYLPHHSVSQELFKTEMQNLHLYGYGVKGFMLSMVETICRVSNGTASLQLVNKAIELGHNLLQQPIELLEGVTETLEQLKGKYRLVMATKGDLLDQERKLKKSGLEKYFHHIEIMSDKKNSDYQKLLKHLDCKPEHFLMLGNSIKSDILPVLEIGGYAAHIPFHITWAHEQHEHQLKHERFVELDDISGVLKYL; encoded by the coding sequence ATGAAAAATCATATAACAACAATAGCATTTGATGCAGATGATACGCTCTGGATAAACGAGCCGTATTTTCAGGAAACGGAAAAGGAATTTTGTGCTTTACTGGAAGACTACCTTCCACATCACTCCGTTTCCCAGGAATTATTTAAAACTGAAATGCAGAATCTTCACCTTTATGGTTATGGAGTCAAAGGCTTTATGCTCTCTATGGTGGAAACCATCTGCAGAGTCTCAAACGGAACAGCTTCACTCCAACTGGTCAATAAAGCAATTGAATTGGGGCATAATTTACTTCAGCAGCCTATAGAACTTCTTGAAGGTGTAACCGAGACTTTAGAACAACTAAAAGGAAAATACAGGTTGGTTATGGCTACAAAAGGAGACTTGCTTGATCAGGAACGTAAGCTTAAAAAATCCGGGCTCGAAAAATATTTTCATCATATAGAAATTATGAGTGATAAGAAAAATAGTGATTATCAAAAGCTATTGAAGCATCTGGATTGCAAACCTGAACATTTTCTTATGTTGGGAAATTCCATAAAATCAGATATTTTACCTGTCCTTGAGATAGGAGGTTATGCAGCTCATATCCCTTTCCATATCACCTGGGCTCACGAGCAACATGAACATCAGCTGAAACATGAAAGATTTGTTGAACTTGATGATATCAGTGGGGTTTTGAAATATTTGTAA
- a CDS encoding Crp/Fnr family transcriptional regulator has product MLRTNEAFLKYLEQLYANQERKEDIVIKSFSKGQKIFTQNEAASKVMLIREGITKCYFVEENEKEYIMEFLGKGEIIGEIEFIKNINCLCSIEAMTNVSVYAISIPYLRWVIKNDLTLNNLLLDVFAERIVNTSTRASYQQLYTTEHNLAKLLKLQSKQEIEISKEDMAAYLGVTIRSLNRALKSLNNN; this is encoded by the coding sequence ATGTTACGAACGAACGAAGCATTTTTAAAGTATTTAGAGCAGCTATACGCAAATCAGGAGCGTAAAGAAGATATTGTTATAAAATCATTTTCAAAGGGGCAGAAAATATTTACCCAGAACGAAGCGGCTTCGAAAGTAATGCTTATTCGTGAAGGAATTACAAAATGCTATTTTGTAGAGGAAAATGAAAAGGAATATATTATGGAGTTTCTGGGAAAAGGTGAAATTATAGGTGAGATAGAGTTTATTAAAAATATTAATTGCCTTTGCTCCATCGAAGCTATGACCAATGTTTCTGTATACGCTATTTCCATCCCTTATTTGAGATGGGTGATTAAAAATGACCTTACCTTGAATAACCTTTTGCTGGATGTATTTGCTGAACGTATTGTAAATACATCGACAAGGGCGTCTTACCAGCAGCTTTACACCACTGAACATAATCTGGCAAAGCTTCTGAAGCTACAGTCCAAACAGGAGATTGAAATTTCAAAAGAAGATATGGCTGCTTATTTAGGAGTGACCATAAGAAGCCTAAACAGGGCGTTGAAAAGTCTGAATAATAACTAA
- a CDS encoding MATE family efflux transporter gives MSFLNKNYTKECLTLALPVMLTQVGQVSVNLFDNIIVGKLLGADALASVSLGNAVFFSTFVLALGFSFAIPPLVSEAHSRHDHERINSVFSHGFVINMTVGIILMAVLLLGLPLLYHSGQPVKIVPDTVHFLGIMAISMIPFMAFQTLREVSEGLSYTIGVTKATIIANVINIVLNYVFIKGLFGLPPMGVKGSALASLIARIFMVVFLYFVLLKEERTRRYIKDFSLKIQVFSRSMFDKMVKLGLPTALQMFFEVTAFAGAAFICGLISAHDIASHQIALSMASFTFNLCVGFSVASTVMIGRKMGEQNYVELRKVGLNNLKIAFIFMCICGIVFILGRNILPTFFTKKEEVEVITLASKLMIIAALFQLSDGIQVTALGMLRGIQDVKIPSIYTFIAYWVITVPLGYLLCVTLNMGAFGMWIALGLGLTISAIFLVKRFLNMSAKKIRQNVSI, from the coding sequence ATGAGCTTTTTAAATAAAAACTATACCAAAGAATGCCTTACTTTGGCGCTACCCGTAATGCTAACGCAGGTAGGACAAGTATCTGTTAACTTATTCGACAATATTATTGTCGGAAAACTATTAGGTGCAGATGCTTTAGCTTCCGTTTCTCTAGGAAATGCCGTATTTTTTTCGACATTTGTACTGGCACTGGGATTCTCTTTTGCTATCCCTCCCCTTGTTTCGGAGGCACATTCAAGACACGACCATGAAAGAATTAATTCCGTATTCAGCCATGGATTTGTGATCAATATGACTGTAGGAATTATTTTAATGGCAGTCCTGTTACTCGGATTACCTCTACTCTATCATTCGGGACAGCCTGTGAAGATCGTTCCTGATACAGTTCATTTTTTGGGAATTATGGCGATCAGTATGATCCCCTTTATGGCGTTTCAGACCTTGAGAGAGGTTTCTGAAGGACTATCCTACACGATTGGTGTGACCAAAGCAACCATTATTGCAAACGTTATTAATATTGTTTTAAATTACGTTTTTATCAAGGGCCTATTCGGATTACCTCCGATGGGAGTAAAAGGATCTGCTTTGGCTAGTTTGATCGCGCGGATTTTTATGGTGGTTTTTCTTTACTTCGTTTTGTTAAAAGAAGAAAGAACAAGACGCTATATCAAAGATTTTTCATTAAAGATCCAGGTGTTCTCCAGAAGTATGTTCGATAAAATGGTAAAATTAGGACTACCAACAGCTTTGCAAATGTTCTTTGAAGTAACTGCCTTCGCGGGAGCCGCTTTCATCTGTGGATTGATTTCAGCTCACGATATTGCCTCTCACCAGATTGCATTAAGCATGGCCTCGTTTACCTTTAATTTATGTGTAGGATTCAGTGTAGCCTCTACCGTAATGATCGGAAGGAAGATGGGTGAACAAAATTATGTAGAGCTGAGAAAAGTTGGGCTTAATAATTTAAAAATTGCCTTTATCTTTATGTGCATCTGTGGAATTGTATTTATTCTGGGTAGAAATATTCTCCCAACATTCTTCACCAAAAAAGAAGAAGTTGAAGTGATAACACTGGCATCAAAACTAATGATTATCGCAGCATTATTCCAGTTATCCGATGGAATTCAGGTTACAGCATTGGGGATGCTTAGAGGAATACAGGATGTGAAGATCCCTTCTATTTACACTTTTATAGCATACTGGGTGATTACCGTTCCATTGGGCTACTTATTGTGTGTTACGCTAAATATGGGGGCATTCGGAATGTGGATTGCCTTAGGATTGGGATTAACCATTTCTGCAATCTTCCTGGTCAAACGTTTTTTAAATATGTCTGCAAAGAAAATCAGGCAGAATGTATCCATATAA
- a CDS encoding sigma-54 dependent transcriptional regulator — MQKILIVEDEKAISGVLHSILSDELTNYEFVVAEDGLEGYKHLEKEDFALVISDIKMPKLSGTELLKQTLVLKPETTFIMISGHADIDSAVSCLKDGAYDFISKPIDINRLITSVKNALAKETLKKENKTLQSENKTLKRKVNKKYQMIGESPALQKIQDMIEKVAVSDARVLITGPNGAGKELVAHAIHNQSERAKGPMIEVNCAAIPSELIESELFGHVKGSFTGAIKDKQGKFEQATGGTIFLDEIGDMSLIAQAKVLRALQESKVSPVGSDKEIKVDVRVLAATNKNMQKEIEEGKFREDLYHRLSVIEIYVPPLDERKEDIKLLVEHFSGMISDEHGTAVKKFDDEAIEALKALSWTGNIRELRNVVERLIILGGSTVSKEDVANFVRK, encoded by the coding sequence ATGCAAAAAATCCTTATAGTAGAAGACGAAAAAGCAATCTCAGGAGTACTGCACAGTATTCTGTCTGATGAACTTACCAATTATGAATTTGTAGTAGCCGAAGATGGTTTAGAGGGTTACAAACACCTGGAAAAAGAAGATTTCGCATTAGTGATTTCCGATATAAAAATGCCAAAACTTTCAGGAACAGAGCTTCTGAAGCAGACTTTGGTGTTAAAACCCGAAACTACTTTTATTATGATCTCAGGGCATGCGGATATTGATTCTGCTGTTTCTTGCTTAAAGGATGGAGCATATGATTTCATTTCTAAGCCTATCGATATCAACAGACTAATCACCAGTGTTAAAAATGCCTTAGCGAAAGAAACCCTGAAAAAGGAAAATAAGACGCTACAGAGTGAAAATAAAACACTTAAAAGAAAAGTCAACAAAAAATACCAAATGATCGGTGAATCTCCTGCATTACAGAAGATTCAGGATATGATCGAAAAAGTAGCTGTTTCTGATGCAAGAGTTCTTATTACCGGGCCTAACGGTGCAGGTAAAGAGCTTGTAGCGCATGCTATTCACAATCAAAGTGAACGGGCAAAGGGACCTATGATCGAAGTAAACTGTGCGGCGATACCATCAGAACTGATCGAATCCGAACTTTTCGGACACGTAAAGGGTTCTTTTACCGGAGCTATCAAAGATAAGCAGGGAAAATTCGAACAGGCAACAGGAGGTACTATCTTCTTGGATGAAATCGGAGATATGAGCCTTATTGCACAGGCAAAGGTTTTAAGAGCACTTCAGGAAAGCAAAGTTTCTCCTGTAGGAAGCGATAAAGAAATAAAAGTTGATGTAAGGGTTCTTGCTGCCACGAATAAAAATATGCAGAAAGAAATTGAAGAGGGGAAATTCAGAGAAGACCTTTACCACAGGTTATCTGTAATTGAAATCTATGTACCACCATTGGATGAAAGAAAAGAAGATATCAAATTATTGGTAGAACATTTCTCAGGAATGATTTCGGATGAACATGGTACAGCCGTGAAAAAATTTGATGATGAAGCGATTGAAGCGCTTAAAGCCCTTTCATGGACTGGAAATATAAGAGAATTAAGAAATGTTGTGGAAAGATTAATTATTCTAGGTGGAAGCACAGTTTCCAAGGAGGATGTTGCAAATTTTGTAAGAAAATAA
- a CDS encoding YggS family pyridoxal phosphate-dependent enzyme, with the protein MDIKENYNNIKGQLSEGVQLVAVSKTHPVSAIQEVYDLGQKVFGENKVQELMEKYPLLPKDIQWHLIGHLQTNKVKYIAEFIDTIQSVDSEKVLLEINKEAGKHNRKIKVLLQVKIAAEDSKFGLEISEARELFQRYINGEFANIHITGLMGMATFTDDQQQVKKEFLTLKKVFDELNQLKKLDTLSMGMSDDFPIAIECGANSVRVGSAIFGRRDYSK; encoded by the coding sequence ATGGATATTAAAGAAAATTACAACAATATAAAGGGACAGCTTTCCGAAGGAGTTCAATTGGTAGCCGTTTCAAAAACCCATCCTGTTTCAGCTATTCAGGAGGTTTATGACCTGGGACAGAAAGTTTTCGGTGAAAATAAAGTCCAGGAGCTTATGGAGAAATATCCTCTGCTTCCGAAAGATATTCAATGGCACCTTATCGGGCATCTGCAAACGAATAAGGTAAAATATATTGCTGAATTTATCGACACGATCCAGAGTGTGGATTCTGAAAAAGTATTGCTGGAGATCAATAAAGAAGCAGGAAAACATAACCGAAAAATTAAGGTTCTTCTGCAGGTAAAAATCGCTGCTGAAGACAGTAAATTCGGTCTTGAAATATCAGAAGCCAGAGAGCTCTTCCAAAGATACATCAATGGTGAATTTGCTAATATTCACATTACCGGACTTATGGGGATGGCTACATTCACTGACGATCAGCAACAGGTAAAAAAGGAATTTTTAACCTTAAAAAAAGTTTTTGATGAATTAAATCAATTAAAAAAACTGGATACCTTATCAATGGGAATGAGTGATGATTTCCCTATTGCCATTGAATGCGGGGCAAATTCCGTACGGGTTGGCTCTGCAATTTTCGGGCGAAGAGATTATTCTAAATAA